A genomic segment from Nicotiana sylvestris chromosome 1, ASM39365v2, whole genome shotgun sequence encodes:
- the LOC138889580 gene encoding uncharacterized protein has translation MPVLDPKVVVHHFAVKRGARLVKQAQRRFRPELVPLIETEANKLIDVGFVRKVKYPTWISSIVPVRKKNGQIGVCVDFRDLNNACPKDEFPLHIPELMIEATTGYETMSFMDGSSGYNQIRMAPKDEELTAFRTPKVKSRKKDYHLHDLRMVFERLRRYQLRMNPLKCAFGVTSGKFLGFIVRRRGIEIDQAKVDAILKMPEPKDIHELKSLQVLAALVPGKPLILYILAHERMMTPNELKYSPIEKLCLTLVFSIQKLKHYFQAYVVRLVSRANPIKFVMSKPVLNDWELSDKLPNEDAMIIEIQPPWKMYFDGAAHREGAGTGIMFITSQGEVLTYSFTLTQRCSNNVAEYQTLILGLEMAVDIKQLQLQVFGDSNLVINQILGSYEVKKLELVPYYKYAQRLTQVVVCQRWVVPPPNDYKEEESEVEHIASILGVEIEDWRQPLIDYLCYDNGKAFDNKLMNKICDLFGFKYSSMYYVAVNGLAEAFNKTLCNLLKKVYMYSFVELSVLSWWLMGARLPCQTEVFDGMINDLIVFTEIGIFKTMIVFSRLQSFQDRHVFELNSSSLPSRQVEFFLFSISLI, from the exons ATGCCAGTTTTAGACCCCAAGGTGGTTGTTCATCATTTTGCTGTCAAACGAGGCGCTCGTCTTGTAAAGCAAGCACAACGTCGCTTCAGACCCGAActggttcccttgattgaaaccgAAGCTAACAAGCTAATTGATGTTGGTTTTGTTCGTAAAGTTAAATATCCTACTTGGATTTCAAGCATCGTCCCTGTAAGAAAGAAGAATGGCCAAATCGGAGTTTGTGTTGACTTTAGGGACCTAAATAACGCTTGTCCTAAGGATGAATTTCCTCTTCATATCCCTGAGCTCATGATTGAAGCAACAACTGGATACGAGACAATGTCTTTCATGGATGGTTCATCTGGATATAATCAAATTCGCATGGCACCGAAGGATGAAGAACTTACTGCCTTTCGCACCCCTAAAG TAAAGTCAAGAAAGAAAGATTATCACTTGCATGAtttgaggatggtatttgaaCGGCTTCGGAGATACCAACTCAGAATGAATCCGTtgaagtgtgcatttggagttacTTCTGGGAAGTTTCTTGGTTTTATTGTTCGACGTCGAGGTATCGAAATTGATCAAGCTAAGGTGGATGCTATCTTGAAAATGCCCGAGCCTAAAGATATTCatgaattaaaaagcttgcagg TACTGGCAGCCCTCGTACCTGGAAAGCCATTAATATTATACATTTTAGCACATGAAAG GATGATGACGCCAAATGAGCTCAAGTATTCGCCTATTGAGAAGTTATGTTTGACACTTGTCTTCTCTATTCAAAAGCTGAAGCATTACTTCCAAGCTTACGTTGTGCGACTTGTCTCAAGAGCAAACCCTATCAAGTTTGTCATGTCTAAACCAGTCCTAA ATGATTGGGAGTTGTCTGATAAATTGCCTAATGAAGATGCAATGATCATAGAAATTCAGCCTCCTTGGAAGATGTATTTTGATGGCGCTGCACATCGTGAAGGAGCTGGCACTGGAATAATGTTTATCACTTCTCAAGGAGAAGTTTTGACCTATTCTTTCACTCTGACACAACGGTGCTCCAACAATGTTGCTGAATATCAAACGCtcatacttgggcttgaaatggctgTGGATATCAAACAATTGCAATTACAAGTTTTTGGAGATTCCAATTTAGTGATTAATCAGATTTTGGGTAGCTATGAGGTCAAGAAGCTAGAGTTGGTGCCATATTACAAATATGCTCAAAGATTG ACACAAGTAGTTGTTTGCCAAAGATGGGTAGTTCCTCCACCAAATGACTATAAGGAAGAAGAAAGCGAAGTTGAGCATATTGCTTCCATTCTTGGGGTTGAAATTGAAGACTGGCGACAACCATTAATAGATTATCTTTGTTACG ACAATGGTAAGGCATTTGATAACAAGTTGATGAATAAAATATGTGATCTTTTTGGCTTCAAGTATTCCTCCATGTATTATGTTGCTGTCAATGGACTTGCCGAAGCATTTAACAAGACACTCTGCAACTTGTTGAAAAAG GTGTACATGTATTCTTTCGTTGAACTCTCTGTCTTATCTTGGTGGCTCATGGGGGCAAGACTTCCGTGTCAAACTGAGGTCTTTGATGGAATGATT AATGACTTGATCGTCTTCACCGAGATTGGTATCTTCAAGACAATGATAGTCTTTAGCAGGCTGCAAAGTTTTCAAGATCGTCATGTCTTTGAGCTGAATTCTTCAAGTTTGCCAAGTCGTCAAGTTGAATTCTTCCTATTTTCTATATCATTGATTTGA